The window TGGATCAAGTTTCAGATGGTTGATGATAAGCCGATCATGGAGAAGGTTCACGAGTATGAGAACTTGACTGCTGATGTTTTGAAGGAAGGCATGGAGATGTGTGAGATTCTTTAGGCTAATGTTCTGCTTGAAAAGTTTCCACCTTCCTGGAGTGATTACAGGAATAAACtgaaatacaaaaagaaaaacttaACTCTTCAAAAACTGATCAGTCGCATGAGGACTGAGGAAGCAAACCGTCTCAAAGATAAGGAGTCTGAACGGCTTAAGGATAAGATAAAATCTCTTCCTCTCTTAATTCTTCTAAAGCTAACCTTGTGGAATCTTCTAGTACTTTTGTGAAAGACAAGTTTAAAGAAAAACAGAAGAAAGGCCAGAAGAAAAGACATGTGAAGAAGCAGAATTACTTCAATAAGCCGGAGGGCCATATTCAAAAGTCGAAAGGACCATGATATGTCTACGACAAAATTGGTCACAAGGCCTTTCAGTGCAATCAGAGACAAGGACAAAGCTCAAAGCAGGGAGGAAAAGCTATAGTCCAAGCTAACCTTACTGAGGGTAGTGATGTCGTTGATGTTGTGGTCGTTGAGGCGAACATGGTGGCTAACAAGACTTACTGAATACTGGACACAGGTGCTTCAAGGCACCTTTGCGCCAACAAGGAGTTATTTCACGACTTTGAGGAATCTGCTGATGGCGAGTGTGTCTACATGGGTGATTCCACTACAGCTAAAGTTATGGGTAAAGGAAAAATTCTCCTTAAGTTAACTTCTGAAAAAACTTTAGCCTTGAACAATGTTCTGTATGTACCCTCCCTTCGTAGAAACTTAGTTTCTGGTGCGCTTCTCAACAAAGCAGGTCTTAAACTTATTTTTTATCTGATAAAGTTGTTACTTCTCGTGGGGAAAACTTTGTTGGGAAGGGTTACATTAGTGAGGGTTTATTGTACTGAACATCGCTCAAGAGATTACTAATAATACTAGTACTTTCAATTCTGCTTATATTGCTGAATCTATTGATTTGTGGCATGGTAGACTAGGTCATGTTAATATTGCTTCTATTAAAAGACTTAAAAAATGGAATTAATTCTTGCAGTTAATGTTGATAATTTTTTTAAGTGTCCTATTTGTGTAGAAGCAAAACATACCAAAAAATCTTTTAAGAATGTAACTAGTAAAATGACAGAATTGCTTGAACTATGCATTCAGACTTAGCAGATTTCAAGAACACTATTAATAAGGgtggaaagaaatactacatcacCTTTGTAGATGACTTTTCTAGATACACTAAGGTATATCTTCTTAAGTCAAAAGATGAGGCTAAAAATATGTTTCTGAAATACAAGGCAGAAGTAGAAAAtcaattagacagaaaaataaagAGACTTAGGTCTGACAGAGGTGGTGAATATAATACTAATACTCTAGAATCCTTTTGTGAGAAAATGGTATTATACATGAGGTTAGTGCTAGTACCCTATAATccccaacaaaatggtgtagccgAATGAAAAAATAGAACCATTAAGTAAGTGATGAATTTTATGCTTTTGAGTTTGGGTTTATCTGGTAATATGTGGGGGGGGGGAATCTGTTTTATCTGCATGCTATGTTCTTAATAAAGTCCCTCATAAGAAATTAGATAAAACCCCGTATGAGTTATGGAAAGGGTTTGCCCCTAACTTGAAAATTctgaaagtgtgggggtgtttggctaagGGTCTACCTGATTTTAAACAAGTAACTGTTGGACCCAAgtcttttgatgttatttttattAGTTATGGTCAAAATAGTGTTGCATGTAGATTtatgttttgaatgatagttctATTTGTGAATCTAGAGATGCAGAATGTTTTGAGCATGTTTTTCTATTGAAAAATAATTTGCCTAGTGATCTGCATAATAATGCTTCTACATCTATGTCtgttaattttcatatttttccttcttctAGTGTTATGCTAATGAGCATGAAAATGAACTTAGAAGGAGTAAGAGACGTAGAATTGAAGCTAGCTTTGGTCCTGATTTTATCACTACTTTCTTGACTGAAAATATTGATCTTGATGTTTGGAGTGATGAATTAGTGTCAATCTATTTAATAGAAGAAGACCCTAAGACTTATAATGAAGCAATGAGGTGAATAGATGCTAGTTTTTGGAAAGAGTCCATTAAAAGTGAATTAGACTCTATAGTTTCTAATCACACTTGGGACTTGTCTGATTTGCCTAAAGGTTGTACACCAATAAGTAGCAAGTGGATATTTAAGAAGAAATTGAGACCTGATGGTATAATTGAGAAATGTAAGGCTAGACTTATTATTAGGGAttttaaccaaaagaaaggcattgattactttgacacttattcGCCTGTGACTAAGATAGCGACTATTAGAACTCTTGTTGCTTTAGCCGCTATTAATAATTTAGtgatacatcaaatggatgttaaaatagCTTTCCTAAATGGTGATCTAGAGGAAGAGATTTGTATGTCTCAACCTGAGGGATTTGTGATCCAAGGATAGGAGAATAAAGTTGCAAATTGAGAAATTCTCTGTATGGTTTAAAGCAGGCATCTAAGCAATGGTATGAAAAGTTTAATAGCACATTAGTGGACAATGGTTTTGTTGTTAATGCATCTGATACTTGTGTTTATTTCAAGATGATAGGATCAGATTGTGTAATTATATGTCTGTATGTAGATAACATGTTAATCTTTGGCCCTAATGTGAATGTAGTTAATGAGACTAAGAATTTTTTGTCttctaaatttgaaatgaaagatcttgaagAAGTAGATGTGATTTTAGggattaaaatcaaaagaacttcTAATGGTTTTTCGCTATATCAGTCTCATTATATTGAGAAAATGTTGAAAAGGTTTAATTGTTTTGATGTAGCACCTATGAGAACTCCTTATGATCCTAGCATAACACTTGAGAAAGAATAAAGAGTCCAGTATTTCTCAAACTGAATATGCTAAGATAATTAGTAGTGTAATATTTCTCATAAATTATACACGACCTGATATTGTTTATGCTTTTAGTAGATTGAGTAGATTTACTCATAACCCCGGTAGTGAACACTGGAATGCTCTTCATCGTTTGTTAAGGTATTTGAGAGGTACTATGGATTGGTGtttgtattttaataaatttcatgttgtttTAGAAGGATTTTGTGATGCAAACTGGATTACTGACAATGATGAAGTTAGCTCCACTAGtggctatgtgtttactttgggtgCAGGTGCTATTTTATAGAAGTCTTCAAAACAGACTTGTATAGTACGATCTACTATGGAGTCTGAATTCATTGCTCTTGAGTTGGCAGGGCAAGAAGCTGAGTGGTTGAGAAACTTATTGGCTGATGTGCCTTTGTGGGAAAGACAAACTTCACCAGTTTCTCTATATTGTGAC is drawn from Nicotiana tabacum cultivar K326 chromosome 9, ASM71507v2, whole genome shotgun sequence and contains these coding sequences:
- the LOC142163917 gene encoding uncharacterized protein LOC142163917, with protein sequence MATTLTKTLPDLSKFEPLKDGNNYKCWSQKLLIFFEQLEVDYVLFNEPPADIIVDSPNVATTVVDDDNAKKKFEKDNKTVRGHLLNHMTNPLFDLFINYKSAKVIWDILEKKYGGDDAEKRSIWLESGSSFRWLMISRSWRRNKLKYKKKNLTLQKLISRMRTEEANRLKDKESERLKDKIKSLPLLILLKLTLWNLLCNQRQGQSSKQGGKAIVQANLTEGASRHLCANKELFHDFEESADGECVYMGDSTTAKVMGKGKILLKLTSEKTLALNNVLYVPSLRRNLVSGALLNKADLADFKNTINKGGKKYYITFVDDFSRYTKCYANEHENELRRSKRRRIEASFGPDFITTFLTENIDLDVWSDELVSIYLIEEDPKTYNEAMSKWIFKKKLRPDGIIEKCKARLIIRDFNQKKGIDYFDTYSPVTKIATIRTLVALAAINNLVIHQMDVKIAFLNGDLEEEICMSQPEGFASKQWYEKFNSTLVDNGFVVNASDTCVYFKMIGSDCVIICLYVDNMLIFGPNVNVVNETKNFLSSKFEMKDLEEVDVILGIKIKRTSNGFSLYQSHYIEKMLKRFNCFDVAPMRTPYDPSITLEKE